The Campylobacter sp. CN_NE2 genome contains a region encoding:
- a CDS encoding Tgt2/MlaC family protein codes for MKILKIILAVICLNAFAFAIDKSEIKPVMSDKVANAVSILKDSAISKENKPKQIFALFDSLFDYKTMAKLSLSKHYKSLTPEQVAKFNEAYEAHLKQTFIDKLALYTNQEMKVINATEPNEKRVYLKTEIIGEDKNYPIDFKFFPSENDWRIYDVDILGISLVQTYRSQFGDVVENVSFDELLKRLSQTNLPDSK; via the coding sequence ATGAAAATTTTAAAAATAATCTTAGCAGTTATCTGCTTAAATGCTTTTGCTTTTGCAATCGATAAAAGCGAGATTAAGCCGGTTATGAGCGACAAGGTTGCAAACGCTGTTTCAATTTTAAAAGATAGTGCAATCTCAAAAGAAAACAAACCAAAGCAAATTTTTGCCCTTTTTGACTCGCTTTTTGATTACAAAACTATGGCAAAACTTTCGCTTTCGAAACACTACAAAAGCCTAACGCCGGAGCAAGTGGCTAAATTTAACGAAGCTTACGAAGCGCACCTAAAACAAACTTTTATCGACAAACTTGCCCTTTATACAAACCAAGAGATGAAAGTTATAAACGCAACAGAACCAAATGAAAAAAGGGTTTATCTAAAAACCGAAATCATCGGCGAAGATAAAAACTATCCGATTGATTTTAAATTTTTTCCAAGCGAAAACGACTGGCGTATTTACGATGTCGATATTTTGGGCATTAGCTTAGTGCAAACTTACCGCTCGCAGTTTGGCGATGTCGTTGAAAATGTAAGCTTTGACGAACTTTTAAAAAGACTAAGTCAAACAAATTTGCCAGATAGCAAATGA